The Cetobacterium sp. 8H DNA window TAATCCTGCCCAAAAAGTATTTGCTGATCTTAAACTGGTATCAAAATCCATAGATACCAACTTTCCATTCTCTTTTGCTATTTCAAAAATTTCACTCACACTATAAGGTGTATTTTTAAATACTGTTATTACAGATATCCCTATTCCTACCCAAAGAGCCAACATTTGAAATACATCCGTCCAAATAACTGTTTGAATTCCTCCAAGAACTGTATAAAATATTGAAATTACAATAATTAAAGTTATTGTATAATTTATTGATAGCCCCGTAATTTTAGATAGTATTAAGGATGGTACATATACAATAGAACCTATCACAACTAGCATTTTTATAATATATGTAAAAACTAATAATAGTCTCATTTTCTTTCCAAATCTTTTTTCTATATATTCATAAACAGAGATTATCTCTAAGTTATAAAAAAATGGTATAAATGTTCCACTCAATATCCACATCACTATTGGGATATTTAAATTTAAAACTAAGGGCTTTAATCCATTTTGATATGCCCATCCTGGAGCTCCTATAAATGTTATTGCACTAATTTGAGTTGCCATAACAGAAAGTCCAATAGCCCACCATTTAAATTCTCTCCCTCCTGAAAAAAAGTCTGAAACATTTGTTGTTCTTTTACCTATAAAAGCTCCTAGAGCTATTGTTAAAACGAAATAAGATATTAAAACTCCCCAATCTAAACTTGTCATCTATCCTCCTTACAAAATAGGGTTAGCGCAGTCAAAAAACTGCGCTAATGGAATTCTCTAAATTTTAATTAGAATTTTGGATTCAAGATACTTGCTGTTCTTTCAAAAATATCTAATCCCTGTTGCTTTAACCAGAATGGAATATCAATTAATACCCAGTTTTCAGATAATTTATCTCCATCTCTATAGTAAACATCTACAACTTGCATATCTGCTTTTACTTTTCCACCAGGTAATCCTAACCATCCACCAATCGGTGTATTTGATAGGTTTGGCCATCCGAAGAAACAACTGAAGTTTCCTTCAGCAAATCTACAAACATGTCCATTAAATACCTTATCTGTTAGACTACTTCTAAATGGAAGTGAGTGCTGAGCTATATATCTTGGTATAGTGTAGCTTGCTCCAACTCCTGCCGGTCCATACCAGATCATATTCTTAGACCATGATGGCTCTAATACATCTGGAGTTATTCCCATAGCTCCACTTTTATTTAAAGCTGATAGATCATCTACCATCTTATTTACAAGAGCTAATGTTTTTACTCCCTCTTCTTCAGGAGCATCTTCAAATAATAATCCATCATGATTTCTTGGTCCTGGATAAACAAAATATTGTCCTGTTGATGGTGGTAATGGATATACTCCCGCTTGGTGCATAAATCCTAATAGGTCCACAAATAAACCTGTCTTTACGATTTTACCATCTTCTATACATGAAAACTCTGCATATCTAAGATTTATCATTTTCCCAGTAGGTCTAATTCCTAAATACTCCTCATCAAATAGTCCCATGAAGTGACCCATTGACATTACCCACTCTTCTCCTGCAACCTCATTTGTTCCTGCTATGAAAACGTCTTGTCTTCTTTGAAGGTGTTTTACTGAAGTCATTAGTGGTTTCCAAAAAGTTTCTGCAGTTGCTACAGCTCCTTCTTGCTCTCTAAATGGATAAACTCCTCTCCATAAGTAGTTTTCAGTTGTATATTGTTTTAATACCTCTTCAACTGTCTCAGGAGTTGCATTTTCCATTGCAGCAAAGTATTCTCTTACTATTTTTTTACTCGTTTGATATTTAGACATAATCTCTACCTTTCCTTTTTCTTATTTCTCTTTTTTATATAAAATTCCTGTTTCAAGAGTTTCTGGTAATGTTAACCAAAGTATTGCAGCTAGTGTAAATAATATTGGTGCACCCCACATTGCAGTTTGTAATGATGTTGCATTTCTCACTGCCACAACAATACTAGGAGCAAATAAAGCTATTATTCTTCCACCGTGGAACAGTGAAGCTCCCATACTCTTTAAATGTCTTGGGAATAACTCTGTAAAATATCCTCCCCATATTGCACTTGAAGAAAGTCCAATTCCGTATAAGAATCCACATATTGAAAGTATCATAACACTACTTGGTGCTACAAAGTACAGACCAATCATTAAAGATGAAAGCATGAATCCAAAAGCATTAACTTTTCTTCCAAATTTATCTGCAACAAATCCCCATACGTATGCTCCTATTAAAGAACCTGAAGATGCTGCTGAGAATAAAATTCCCATTGTTTTAGCGTCAAAATTTCTTACCTCTCTTAAATAAACAGTTACAAATCCACTAAAGAATTGATATCCTATAAAGTTTAATCCCGATAAAAGTATACATGTTATAGATATTTTAGCTAACTTTCCAGAGAACATCTCTTTCCAAGTTCCTCTTTTATCTTCTTCAACCTTGCTCTCATTATCGCCTTCTTTTTCACTGCCAAATGGAATATATTTTTTCTCATTTGGTACTAAAAATGCCATAGCTATTGCAGCTATTACTGGTGGTAATCCACCGATTACCATAAGCATCTCCCAATTACTTTCTCCTAATAAAGCTCCGTAAGCTCCCATTATTATTAAAGCTATTGAAAATAGACTCGATGCAAATGCTGTAACTTTACCTCTTACTTTAGCAGTAAATAATCCTACCATGATAGTTACTGCAACTGTAAAATATCCACCTAAAGATATTCCAATTATGAATCTCATAATCATCCAAGTTTCAAAAGATCTACTTGAAATGTTGATTAGAGTAGCCCCACCATTTAATAAAGTAATTAAAATAAGAATTTTCTTTCTTCCAAAATTTTCTGCAAACCATGCACAACTTAAAGCTCCTATTAGTGCTCCTATAGACTGTGCTGTATAAAACAGTGCCGTTTGTCCCAGTGTTATTCCATAATATTGAACTAAAAATGGTCTCACATAATCAATAACTACAAAGTTATAACAGTAGAAAAAATATCCAACTAAGATTACTAAATATGCCATAAGACGCTTTAATAATGATAGTTCACTCATATGTTTCACATTATTCATAAAAATCCCCTTTTTCTATTTTATATTTTATTTTCAAACAAATTATTTTTTTGCAAGCGCTTGCAATTTATATTTCAAAAACAATATAACATTAAAAAATCTATTTGTCAAAATTTTTTTAATAAAAAAAAGAGCTAGATTTTTACTTCTAGCTCTCTTCCTATAGTTTATCTCTTTTAT harbors:
- a CDS encoding MFS transporter translates to MNNVKHMSELSLLKRLMAYLVILVGYFFYCYNFVVIDYVRPFLVQYYGITLGQTALFYTAQSIGALIGALSCAWFAENFGRKKILILITLLNGGATLINISSRSFETWMIMRFIIGISLGGYFTVAVTIMVGLFTAKVRGKVTAFASSLFSIALIIMGAYGALLGESNWEMLMVIGGLPPVIAAIAMAFLVPNEKKYIPFGSEKEGDNESKVEEDKRGTWKEMFSGKLAKISITCILLSGLNFIGYQFFSGFVTVYLREVRNFDAKTMGILFSAASSGSLIGAYVWGFVADKFGRKVNAFGFMLSSLMIGLYFVAPSSVMILSICGFLYGIGLSSSAIWGGYFTELFPRHLKSMGASLFHGGRIIALFAPSIVVAVRNATSLQTAMWGAPILFTLAAILWLTLPETLETGILYKKEK